Sequence from the Sardina pilchardus chromosome 15, fSarPil1.1, whole genome shotgun sequence genome:
ATATCTTTATATTTAAAGTGTTGCGCAATGCACATCTGATCtgaatactttttcaaagaACAATATGTGGCATTTTTCTCGAAATAAATTCATTACAAGAACATCATCAACCAGTGATAACGAGGGACATGATGAGTAAGAATATATGAATTCAAAGCTGATCAGGAGAATGATGAAGATGTGATGACAGAGACCTTCTTCCTCCCGCAGAGCAGCAGCTGTGTGTAGCTCCTGAGAGCCTCCTCTGTGGAGTCAGCGGGGCAGGCCGTGGGGTTACCCGTCAGCAGGTCCCCTGTGTGCAGGGGCTCTTCCTCTGGCGGGGGCCTGTCAGTCAAGTCGATGAGGCTGGTCTCATCGCCCTGCCCATCAGACCCCTCACAGGCACCCAGGGAGACGGTGCCTCGCGTCAAGAGCTCCGCAATGTCAGACCCCACGATTCTCTGAGCAAGGGTTAAGAATATGTTAAAACACTGAGGTGAAGATGGCAAATCTGATAAATACAGACAACTGTCCTTATATATTTAATTTAACCGAATGAACAGGTTACTTATTATACATATTCAAACTCACTTCATATCTGTATTTTCAAACTTgcatcaagacacacactttGATTCTGCATTTGTATTTTccatcatacatacacacaattacagACAAATGTTGACATTTTCATGTCTTTTAAAACACCGATCTCTCTTGTAActtgtaacttgtaactgtattGAGTGAAACACCTACCCCATTCTGTCTGCAGAGCAGTACCAGCAGGTTCCACAAGAGGGCAGCAGAGGGAGCATCCTGCAGTGTGTCATCCTTCAGACAGCCCTCTGCTTTCTGAAGAGCAAAGGTGATGACATCCACCTTGTGCAGGTCTGGCCTGGGAGGAGATAAGGGTCAACTCATTATCATGACAGCTGATGTTTGCTGTGCTGTCCAAGAGATGACGCTCTGTGTAGGTAGCCTACCTGGCCAGAGGTCCAGGGAAGTTACGCAGGTCCTTTTGCTCCTCAGACTCTCCTAGGATGACCTGGGAGAATTTGATCAAACAACTCAttatagcccaaattaacacaAAACCTACTAGCCCATGTGGTAAGTAACTCATTATTTCCTAATATTTTGTTACTATAGCCAATGCTCTACAAACTTCTAAATGTCAAACTATCTCAAGTCAAAACATACTATGCTATGTCAAGCACTTTTCCCCTCTGACCAGAGACACTGTGACTACAAGGCTCCCATACCTCAAGGCTATGAAACTCCACAAGGGCCCGTTCGCCATCTGAGGCAATAGCAGAGCTGACCCGAATCAGCTGTCCAGCCGGACCAAAGCTGACCAGCGCATGAGGGAGAGTGTACTTCAGCGGAGCGGTCAGCTGGGGCACCATCTCAGGCTCTGAACACAAACAGCATATTTAGACACTTTAGCCATTCACACTCAGTTGCTGGTCAGCAGAGTATACACTTCATTTATGCATTGAAGTCACTTTAATGGAAAGCTGCTAggtaaccataaccacaacttTAGGTCAAAGATGAAGGATACAGACTTTGTGTGATGCCAATCCTATGGCAAACAACTGACAGTATATCTAGTCAGGTTCTGTTCAGAACtgaatcagagacagagagtgatcaGATCCAGAGTAAAGCTGACTGACACCACTCTACCAGATATTGATAATCAAGCAGATTACAATGGATGCCATGCTTACACTACAGGGGTTTGAAAATCCTAACCAATTTCTAAATCGGGTTGCGATACAGGCATGATGACTGACCTGCATAGGACTGTGGGATGGAATCACTCTCCTCTGCCCCATTGATATATTGGCTGAGCTCAGTACTGCTGGAGGACAGACCTGAGGCCTTGGAGCTGGCCAGCACACCTGGCTCACACTGGGGAAATCACGAGTGAAATCACGAGTGAAAATGAGAGATCTTCAAGATCAGAATATCAAGAAGTTTTAAGTTTGCCATTTATGGTCAGGCCAGCTGTTTAcctcctcactcttcctcatGTAGTGtccctctgattggctgtagTCGTACTGTGAACTCTCCCCTCTTTGGTCATAACTGCAAATAGTGTATCCAACAGGCAGTGATGTCAGTCTCTTAGTAAAGTTACTGTAGATTGACTAACAAATCCTAGGCTGGGTAACCCCTGCCATTTATATTTCAccttgcagctcaggctggaaagctgcacatttatctctcccacttcctgtccacatttgctgggtccaatcacaaactacaatagcttatccaaaaggcgcacacgaatcgttggtctgattggttgaatgactatccaaaagcgtacatagtcatttgaactatgctcattgatcacgcctcttgtgcagtagaaataaagcgcagactccccagactaatgttcagatTAGTATAAAATAAGATTAGTATGTGAAAACAAATACTAAAACCACTTCAGCTTCAGTACAAAAGTGCAGAGAGCACTAATAACATAATCCAGTGTTTCCCAAACTTTTTACAATGAGTAACACCTCAGAAAACAATTGGCTCTCTAaataccaccattatgaccagcattaaaatacagtaatgTAGGcccatttaaatatattttacattgtacatactgttttgccatgttttgTTTAGTCTTTTCaagagagataaaaaataaaagctaGTTTGAAAGTAACgatttttcattatatatatttctatatcATTTAAAGTGACTATTTTGTCCTCATGAactaaaacatcttggagactctgcagagagtccgcgtaccagcagtggtacccgtaccacagtttgagaactaCTGGCCTAATCTATTTAAAATGACGAATGCCAGTAGAATGCAGCTACAGGAATGGAGAATGCAAATaaagtttgtgagtgtgagttaaGCATAGTTGTAGTAGTTCTTTGCACTGTTGTTATTACACATGCAACTATCTAAAAGGCCAGAAGAAATAGTCATCAGTCACCAATGTGTAACTGTTGTTTCCACAGAGGCACCGGACATCAAATCTCTAGGTTATGTACAGTACGCCTGAAGAAGTTAAAATGACCTGTGGTATTGTTGGTATGGCGGTCCACCCCAGTCCTGGCCATGGCCTCTGTCAGAAGGAGGGTTTGTTCTCCACTGATCATGCGATGACCGTCCACCGGCATCTGTATTTATATCATTTACGTTAATCATTGACAAAGAACCAGACGAAGACTTTGGTTTAATGGCCAAGTGCATTCCCACGTACAAGCAATTCGATTCCCGGCTGCTGCCCCTGTAACATTATATAAATGTGCCCGCCAGAATTATTGGATTATTTTAtgaatttctttttttatgctcCCTTTTTTATacctgtttttagtcaactCTACCAGGGATGCCAATTATTCTGGAGGGCACTGTACATATACAACAAGGATAAATGAtcatttatgtgtgcattacTCTGACATCCGGCTGTGCTAGTAGTACCTGGATGTTGATAATGTTGGCCTCTGTGATGGGGGTCATAGTACGCATAGGGGTCTCTGTATTCCCAGTATGAGTAGTCATATCCCTGCCTGAGACAAGAGATCCTTTATCCATAGAGCACCTGATAATAATGAACCGAACAATACAACACCAATAACAGCCATTTTTTtcaaagtcacatttaaaacgAAAGCAGCACTCCACTTAAGTCTTAAGATATCAATCCATTATTTTGAGTGAGCAACTGTAATGTTACTCTCACAGGGAACAGCTGTTCTTTGAGACTGACCTGGAAAACGGTTGAGAGTGTGGCTGACCGTAACCTGGCCTGTAATATGGTGCACTGCCATGGGTCACATCTGGCCTGGGGGGCGGACTGGCTGGATAGTGATTGTATCTGGGGTCCACAGCAGACCAcggtcgctctctctctctggggtccACGTGAGGGTAGGGTCCTGGCCCTGAGGGATATGAGGGTCTGGGGTAGTCGTCTCTGGGGCGATTAAGCTGCTGGTGCGCCTCTCTGTCCTGGTGCTGCCAGCTGTCACCTCTAGAAGCCATGGTCAGATCAGCAGCAGCAAGTCTGGCGGCAGTAGCTGTCACTAAGGCAGTCACTGTAGCCTAAAAAGTGAAAAATTCTAACCATTGGCTATGTTGTGAGTAAACTCGTCAAAAAAAAATTTCTTGTATGATAATGAAAATgcaacgaaagaaagaaagtctgGCCTTAGGCTATATCAGTGCAATGTAGGCTATTCTAGCCTACAGTTCGTTCCTACTCAGTTGAAATTATCCAAAATAAATTTAGTTAAAGttaattcattttaaaaagtaCTGTAGACTGCATAGCTTAACGCTTTACTGTAGACATTGGCAAGTTTTAGACTCTCTTTTGATAACATTATCAAGGCTACAgtacaataattaatttaagATCGTCTCACATTATATCTGATGAAAAATATCTAAACAAATaatgtcaaatagcctactgtaaaatcTTACATCGAGAGTGCAAAAGTTGCTACATAACTCACTTGAATTAAGTCGCTCCTTGCTGAAGTCAAAGTGCATCTGCCACATCATTTATTGAAAATCACAACATCAACTGAGATGACCTCGTAGTTTCCAGTCCGTTCAAAGAGCGAAGTACAATAGACCTCACATTATTATGCCTTCCTGTCCCAACGAATCAGGCTACTTTTCAGCGATCCTATTAATAGCACAACAGGTATGATAGCTACATTTCTTTGTAATGACATAAACCACAGCCTATGCTATATCATCTCGCCGGTTATGTGTGCATATTGGGCGGGATGGCATGGCAATAGACAGTTACACCCTAATAGAGTAAACATCTTGTGCCTCACCCAGACTCAGAGAAACCCTTGAGAATGACAGATGTGTCTAATGAAAAGTCGTGATTGGGTTACTTACATTCACATTCCTAATTTAAAGTTGACACTGCGTTGTGTTTTTGGGTTTGCACTCATTCCCATGTTTGAAAAGTGAAAAGGCATGCCACGTTGTGCGGAACTAAAACATCGACTTGCTCGTCACACCGAGCCATAATAttctgtgtttaaaaaaaaagaaaaagttttaAGGCGGTCTTCAGTGTTCTCCATGTTGATGAGGGAATTCTGGTCTCTTTGTTACAACCTGAAGACAAGTTCACTGGCGGTCTGACAGACCCACTTAAACAGTTACACAGCTTCGAGCGAAGAAAAGCGGGTTTGATAGGTTTTGTGTAGCTTTACCTTACACAATGAAATACTATTTCGAGACGATGACGCATTGATAGGATCTCCCTGCCATGCGTAGGCCTAACGTAATAGCACCAAAAAAGAAACATGACTAGCACTGATTCGCCACTGAATATTCATTCGTGGGCTGGTGACAAAAAGTCTCCGAAAACTGTACAAAATAAATGAGAAGAAACCTTTTTTTCGAGAATGCCTGACTGCAGACACAGCCACGCGCAGTTGGACGGCCGTAGCAGAGAGGTTACAGAGAGGgttaattaaggatctttggagGTTatcctgtaggcctaggctactttgttaatCACTTCAATGAtgcataatgtaggctattttctATATTCACTTAGGCTACATAATGAATATGCCAGTGTGCCATGTAGGCTTTTTTCAGTTAGTCTACTAAAAATCCCCCCAAATCATCCAGACCAGGAAGACCAGGCTATACTGCTTAACAAAAGTGAGCACGTTTGACATCCATCATAATGAATATGCCATTGTGCCATGAAGGCTTTTATGTAGGTTATAGTTGACAAATTGAGGCTGCATGAATTAAATCAATCTAATTCAAGTTATTAgctgaaaaataaatgtgttcagcaTCAAAATGTGCTTGCGATTGCGTTGGTGTAAAATAGGTAAATTTAGATTTTCGATGTTCTCTTTGTTGTAAAACTGCGGCGGGCGGCTCTGCAGACAGATGTCATTGCACAGGGATTGCTGACTGCTGATGTGCGTGGCCAAGATATTCAAGAAAAATCCACACGATGTCGCTGCGCATTAGCATACAGAGCAGCAGTAAACTGACCACGGCTCTTAACGTGTGGTGATTGAAATCTGTGTCAGTAAAAGCGGGAAGGGTCACATAGGTCAGGCTACCTGTTGCAGAAAACTTAAACTTTGACATAATTTTGATCCACAATTATTAAAATATATTATAAGGTCACAAGCTTTCAAACGAACAACGTTGAAGCAGTACACGCTCTCACACTTCAATTTCCCCTCAGTTGAGTATCCAAAAAGAATCTACCAGAAAGTTTGCAATGGGATTTTTCATACAATACTTGAAGAGAATATGatcaagaatgtgtgtgagagtcagaCAACAGAGGGCGCTGAGCATAGTTACAGGCCTGCTACAGGTTACAGTCTGTTTTTGAGTGTCCAATCAGCGTTGACTATGCAAATAAGTGGCGCTAGAAACTTGCCTGCATTTCTTTTAGCATTCAGTTGCTGAAGTTCCACTAACGACGTTCCCACTGTGCTGGCGCAAAAGGAGTACGACGCGTTTAACAGCACGGACATCATAGCGCTACCGGAATTTTGCCCGATGTGCAATATGACTTTTGAAGAACCTTGTGGAGATAACGCCATTGAAAGGTACTTTATGTTTTCATGCGGCCTTGCGTGTCATCTGTAAATACAGCATTGCAGTTGTATTTTATGTTTGCAATACATTGGTAGAAAAACCTTTGTGCAGCACGTTATTATAGATGTGGCCAAAGCATCTTGGTGATAGCTAACCCCAGTGTTAGCTAACGTTGCGTTATTGCTGGTTGAAAATTGTCCATTTTACAGTTGTCATGCACGTTGCTGAAGTCACTTACAGTAGCACATGATAAACATTTCCGACCGTTTATGTGGTCTTTATGTTATTACATTATGTTGCCGGCTAGCTTGCCTAATTAAATGAAATGGCAAGGCATTCTTTTATTGCTCGTGACATACCTGTCGAACGTTACCAGGCAGTTCGGTGGGTGAAGGTCTTTGGTCAACAGCTAATTAGCAAGCTACGCAAACTTCTCTAAATTGACGTCTGACCTCGACAGTAACGTTATCATTTTGCAGAGTTTGCTACCGAAGGATTAACATTCTTGACAGAATTTGGCTGCAGTGTTTTTTGTGCATGGTGCTTTCTCAACTAAACTCCGCTGGACTGCACTGAAGTTTTCATAACTTTTTGTGTGGCTTTCATAGGTAGTTAGCATCAACCATTTTCTTTTGCTGTCTGTTCATGTAGTCAGTTAGCCCATAGTCGTGTGGCAAGTTGGCATACTAACTAACAGATATTCGTTTCTACAGAATGGATTCCGTGGCAAGGGCGGTGGAAGATGTCCTCAGCGCTGCATTACCTCAGGGTTGCATCACTGTTGGAGTGTACGAGGCGGCAAAGTCCCTAAATGTGTAAGTATGGCTGTCATGTCACGTTAATAAACTTCTAAAAATTAGCATTGTTTGCTTGAGAGCAGTTGCTTCGCTTATGCATACTGGCCTCGACGTATTTGTGgttaattaaaaaacaaaaaaaaactgtttgctgAAGTTACGTTGGCAGCCTTATCTAATTTTGATTGTGTCTTATCATCAGGGACCCCGACAATGTGGTTTTATGTCTCTTGGCTACCGACGAGGAAGATGTTCAAGACGTTGCACTTCAGATTCACTTCACCTTGATCCAGGCCTTCTGCTGTGAGAATGACATCAACATCCTGCGTGTGAACAATATGCAACGTCTGGCAGAGATCCTTGGGGGAATGAAACCAGGAGGAGAGCCAATGGACCTCCACTGTGTTTTAGTCACTGTAAGTATTGCTTCCCGCTCCTATGATTAAGTCTGCAGTTGTGACAGAATGATTTATCCCCTCTTGACTTTTACAGTTAAATTAATGCTTTTCAGTAGTAGGATCAGATAGAGTTAAAAGTCACACCAGAGTAGATGATGTGACATCCAAAACTGCACAGTTACCAGAGGCAATTGCAGCTCCCCAGTTGCAGCCCTTTGAAGATGGTTAAAAGTCCGTCTCGGCTGATTGAAGTTGTTAAACGTTTCCTGATCTATGAGGGCCTCTGATGTGGAATTCCTTGCTGTCTGGTGCAGCAGTAAATTGGCAGCCCTGCTGACTGATCTGATTCCAGTTAGTGAAATTTTGTGGCTGGCCTTGGCAGATTTCATTGAACTTCCTGTGGGGTACTTCTGCAAACAGCAGTTCCAGGAAGAAAAGCTCTAAAGCAACCAGCAGTTGCACACTAGAAAATGGCATGAATGCAAAAAAATAGAACCTAGTGGTTGGTCAAGCAAGCAAATGAGCATATCTGACTAAACATGTAGTCTACAGTCTATCCCAATTCTATATTTAAAGTTTTTATGTTTAAGTTCTTATTTTAAGTTTGTTTGACTATGGCATATGCACTGTTATCACTGTGAGGCTAATGTGAGTATTTGTTCATGCAGAATCCCCAGTCATCCACGTGGAAGGACCCAGCCCTGAGTAAACTGAACAGATTCTGCAGAGACAGCCGAGTTCTAGACCAGTGGGTGCCTGTCATCAATCTCCCAGAGCGATGATCAAGAATGAGAACTGCACactgtttactttttaaaaagtatTGCACTAGATGATGTGTCTGATGCCTCCAGTCCAAAGGATCCCTCCGAACAGCCCCTGCACTGGCTGGGAAGATGAACGACAAGCATCAACAAGACAAAAGgggcaaaaaaaagaacagttgGACTTGACTGTCAGGGGTGTGGACTTAATGCCTAATCGGAGCAGATGCAGTCCCAGGACCTGTTCAGGAAGAATGACTCAGCAGTATGCTGAACTGCCAGGGAATGATATTGTCCACCATTTACCGGGAAAAGGGACTGTGCTACAGGAAACTGAATCATGTGAATGCTCACCGGCACGTGGTGAGCACGAGAAGGggatggtttttttttctttcttttttttttaattcaaggAGGTTCCTAACCAGGCATGCTTCAAGAACTGGGGCAAAGGGAAATGGATTGGACTCTGCCATGCAGGCAAGTCTCCGTTGTGAGGAGTACTCTGAGAGTTGCTTTACTGGATACTCTGGAATTTTTGAGAACAGCTTTTAACTTATGTTGTTATTGTCCTTTCATGAGTTACTATTTAAAAAAAGGGAAGATGTTCTACACCTCTTAATACATTTAGGAAGTACATGTATTGACCTATTCCTTAACATCCATTTGGAAAGAAATGTTGGTTTGTGTTAATATATTTAATTTAATGAATTGTATTTATGTTGCTGTGTTCTCCACACTTGTATCAGTATGGAATAAATAGTTGAACCTGATATCTGTTTCTGATGTATAATTTGAaccaagtgtgagtgtgtagtatACTAATGCATGCGTTGACTCGTTTGACTACGTG
This genomic interval carries:
- the gadd45ab gene encoding growth arrest and DNA-damage-inducible, alpha, b — its product is MCNMTFEEPCGDNAIERMDSVARAVEDVLSAALPQGCITVGVYEAAKSLNVDPDNVVLCLLATDEEDVQDVALQIHFTLIQAFCCENDINILRVNNMQRLAEILGGMKPGGEPMDLHCVLVTNPQSSTWKDPALSKLNRFCRDSRVLDQWVPVINLPER